The nucleotide window TCCTGATGATCGAAGAGAAAAATGTAGATCCACGCGCCTGGTTAAGATAAATGCCGGCATACCCGGTTAAAGATCCCGGCAATGAATACCGCGGATATGATTAATTTTTAATCGATATGGAGAGCGGAATTATCAAAAGGCTTGAAATCGTTTCGGTACAAGCTAATACGCCCGATTCGCGAACCCTGGTATTAAAGCCACTGGGCTGGAAAGCTCAATATAAAGCAGGACAGTTTCTAACATTGGTGTTCTACACGCAATCGGGGGAACAACGCCGTTCCTATTCGATATCCTCTTCGCCTGATGCGGGTGAGCCGCTGTCTATTACCATAAAGAAATTGGATAATGGGGAGTTCTCCAGGAAGCTGGTGTACAAAGCGAAACCAGGAGATGTACTGCTTACATCTGGTATTGGTGGCTTTTTCGTGTTGCCGGAGAAAACAGGATATTCTACATTTTGTTTCCTGGCGGCTGGTAGTGGTATCACGCCCTGCTTTTCGCTGATCAAAACCTTACTTCTCACCACACAACAGAAAGTGTACCTCTTTTATAGTAACAGGAATGAGCAGCAGGCTATATTTTATGAACAACTAAAGTCTTTGAAGGAAGATCATAAAGATCGCTTCCATATTCATTTTATGTTTAGCAACCGGCTGGATGTTTATTATAGCCGCCTGAGCCATTGGTTGCTGAGCAGGTTATTGAATGAACATTTCACTGAAATTCATAAAAAAGATATCCTGTTTTATGTCTGTGGTCCCTTTGATTATATGTTAATGTCGGCAATCTCCCTACGTAATAACGGGATCACCAATGCGCAGATCATCAAGGAAGATTTCAATCCGCTTCCGCCGGCCAGGCTTCCCCGGCCGCCGGATACAGCCATGCACCAGGTAACGGTACACCTCGCGGAAAATGTCCATGTTCTGAATGTTCAGTATCCGCAAACCATTGTAGCAGCAGCAAAACAGGCGGGAATTTCGGTTCCTTACAGTTGTGAAGCCGGCCGTTGCGGCAGCTGTGTGGCTACCTGTACCTCCGGTAAAATATGGATGGCTTACAACGAAGTGTTATTGGATGAGGAAGTAGCTAAAGGGAGGGTACTCACCTGCCAGGGTTACCCGGTTGAAGGGGACGCTACTATTGTGTATTGATCAAAATGATTCTCCCGGCTGATATTTTTTACGTAAACCAGCAGATTATTCAGAGCCGCTTTTTAAAACAAAACTGTTTATAAAAAATATTTTTTTCTTTTTTTACCCCACCTACATTTGCATCCCGATAACCGGGAAGAATAAAAATTACTATGGATTTAAAGTATATACAACAAATAGCGATAGAACTTTCGTTGCCTGTAAAAAATATTACCAATGTGCAGCAAATGCATACCGAGGGTGCGACTATTCCTTTTATCAGCCGATACCGTAAAGAAGCTACCGGCAATATGGATGAAGTGCAGGTAGGAAATGTGATTGATAAAATCAAATATTATGATGAGTTGGAAAAACGGAAAGAAACCGTTTTAAAAACCATAGAAGCAGCTGGTAAATTAACACCGGAATTGAAGTTGCGTATCGAAAACTGTTTAAACGCAACAGAACTGGAAGATATTTACCTGCCTTACAAGCCTAAGCGCAAAACCAAGGCAACAGTGGCCATAGAAAAAGGACTGCAGCCTTTAGCGCAATTGCTGTTTGACCAAAGCCAGCCGGTTTCAGACGAACAGATCGCTGCTTATATCAACGAGCAGGTGAAAGATAATGCAGACGCTTTACAGGGGGCGCGGGATATTATCGCGGAATGGATATCAGAAAGCGAACCCGCCAGAACCACCGTGCGCTCTATATTCCAGGAAACATCTGCTATCTCGGCAAGAGTGCTTACCACTAAAAAAGAATCTGAAGAGGCCCAGAAGTACAGGGATTATTTTGAGTTTAAAGAACCTTTGGCCGACTGCCCCTCGCATCGGCTCTTAGCCATCCGCAGGGGAGAAAAGGAAGGCTTCCTGATCATGGATATTGGCATAGAAAAAGAATCAGCAATTGGCGAGTTAAAGAACGTGTTTGTAAAGACTTCGAACAGCGCGGGAGAGCAGGTAGCACTGGCAACGGAGGATGCTTACAGCAGGTTGTTAAAACCGGCTATCGAAACTGAGTTCCGCATGAGCAGTAAAGCGGCTGCTGATGAGGAAGCTATCAGGGTGTTTGCCGAAAACCTCCGTCAATTACTATTAGCCTCACCTCTTGGAAGCAAACGCGTACTGGCAATAGATCCGGGCTTCAGAACCGGGTGTAAAGTGGTTTGTTTGGATGAGAGTGGAACCTTCCTTAAGTATACCACCATCTTCCCGCACCCGCCACAAAACGACTGGAGCGGGGCTGCGGCAACGCTGAAGGAGCTGGTGAACAGGTATGAAATTGAGGCAATCGGTTATGGTAACGGCACCGCCAGTAAAGAAACAGAAAAGCTGGTGCGTAATATAGATTTTGGAAAACCTGTTTCCATCTTTATGGTCAATGAAAGTGGCGCTTCTATTTATTCGGCAAGTGAAGTAGCCCGCGAAGAATTCCCTGAAGAGGATGTTACCGTTCGTGGTGCTATCAGTATCGGCCGCCGCCTGTTAGATCCCCTGAGTGAGCTGGTTAAAATTGACGCGAAAAGTATCGGTGTAGGACAGTACCAGCATGATGTGAATCAAAATCGGTTAAAAGACAGCCTGGACAATGTGGTGCAAAGTTGTGTAAACTATGTGGGGGTGGATGTGAACACGGCCAGCAAGCACCTGTTAACCTATGTTTCAGGTTTGACAGCCACTACCGCTAAAAATATTGTGGAGTATCGCAGTAAAAACGGCGCGTTTAAATCTCGCAGCGAACTATTGAAAGTTTCGATGCTGGGCCCCAAAGCTTACGAACAATGTGCAGGCTTTCTAAGAATACCCGGTGCAGAAAATCCTTTGGATAACTCAGCAGTGCATCCCGAGAGTTATAGCGTCGTAGAAGAAATGGCGCAAAAAATGAGTTGTTCTGTAAATGATATTATTGCCAAGCCGGATATCAGAAAGCAGATCAACGCGAAAGATTTTATCAGCGAAACGGCCGGCGCGTACACCATCGAAGATATTTTAAAAGAACTGGAAAAGCCAGGCCGTGATCCCCGGGATGTGATTGAAGAGTTCCGGTTTGCTGAAGGAATTGCTACTATGGATGATTTAAAGCCAGGGATGAAGCTGCCGGGTATTGTTACCAATATTACCAACTTTGGTGCTTTTGTAGATGTAGGTGTAAAGCAGGACGGATTGGTGCACGTTTCACACCTGGCCAATAAATTTGTAAGCGACCCCAATGAAGTGGTAAAGCTCAATCAAAAAGTAATGGTTACAGTGGTTGAAGTTGATGCTTCCCGGAAACGCATTGCGTTGAGTATGAAAGATGAAAATAAAACGGAGTCGTCGCGCCCCCGTACCCATACGCCGAAAGGAACGCCGGTGAGCAATAAACCTAAAAATAGTTTTCAGTCGAGCCTGGATGCTTTGAGAAAGAAATTTGACTGATTGTTTATTAAGCAACTGAAAAGTCTCGCCGGTTTAGAATCAGCGGGGCTTTTTCGTACGATCACACTTTAAAAAATTCCGTATTTCACATATCGAAATTCCCGAATTCGTAAATATACCGACCTCCCTGGAAACTACTTTTGCCGAAATTTTTAGTTATGGGTAGTCAAGCC belongs to Niabella yanshanensis and includes:
- a CDS encoding flavin reductase family protein yields the protein MESGIIKRLEIVSVQANTPDSRTLVLKPLGWKAQYKAGQFLTLVFYTQSGEQRRSYSISSSPDAGEPLSITIKKLDNGEFSRKLVYKAKPGDVLLTSGIGGFFVLPEKTGYSTFCFLAAGSGITPCFSLIKTLLLTTQQKVYLFYSNRNEQQAIFYEQLKSLKEDHKDRFHIHFMFSNRLDVYYSRLSHWLLSRLLNEHFTEIHKKDILFYVCGPFDYMLMSAISLRNNGITNAQIIKEDFNPLPPARLPRPPDTAMHQVTVHLAENVHVLNVQYPQTIVAAAKQAGISVPYSCEAGRCGSCVATCTSGKIWMAYNEVLLDEEVAKGRVLTCQGYPVEGDATIVY
- a CDS encoding Tex family protein, whose protein sequence is MDLKYIQQIAIELSLPVKNITNVQQMHTEGATIPFISRYRKEATGNMDEVQVGNVIDKIKYYDELEKRKETVLKTIEAAGKLTPELKLRIENCLNATELEDIYLPYKPKRKTKATVAIEKGLQPLAQLLFDQSQPVSDEQIAAYINEQVKDNADALQGARDIIAEWISESEPARTTVRSIFQETSAISARVLTTKKESEEAQKYRDYFEFKEPLADCPSHRLLAIRRGEKEGFLIMDIGIEKESAIGELKNVFVKTSNSAGEQVALATEDAYSRLLKPAIETEFRMSSKAAADEEAIRVFAENLRQLLLASPLGSKRVLAIDPGFRTGCKVVCLDESGTFLKYTTIFPHPPQNDWSGAAATLKELVNRYEIEAIGYGNGTASKETEKLVRNIDFGKPVSIFMVNESGASIYSASEVAREEFPEEDVTVRGAISIGRRLLDPLSELVKIDAKSIGVGQYQHDVNQNRLKDSLDNVVQSCVNYVGVDVNTASKHLLTYVSGLTATTAKNIVEYRSKNGAFKSRSELLKVSMLGPKAYEQCAGFLRIPGAENPLDNSAVHPESYSVVEEMAQKMSCSVNDIIAKPDIRKQINAKDFISETAGAYTIEDILKELEKPGRDPRDVIEEFRFAEGIATMDDLKPGMKLPGIVTNITNFGAFVDVGVKQDGLVHVSHLANKFVSDPNEVVKLNQKVMVTVVEVDASRKRIALSMKDENKTESSRPRTHTPKGTPVSNKPKNSFQSSLDALRKKFD